TGCCATGAACTTTTCTAGTTCCCATATGAAATACTACAGATTCTAAATCCTTTGGTATTTCTATTTCACTTCCTATTGTTGATGATTTTGGATAATTTTCTGAAGCCATTACCACTGCTACTGTATATCTATCATCCCACTCTAAGTCTACATCTTTATTTTCCATTAAATCCAATATTGCTTTAACAAAATCTGACTTTAATCTTGGAAGAATCCCCTCAGCTTCGGGATCTCCAAATCTAGCGTTAAACTCTATCGTCTTTACACCATCTTTTGTTAACATTATTCCACCAAAAAGAAATCCTTTAAATGAAATTCCATCTTTTGCCATTCCTTTAGCCATTGGTTTTAATATTTTTTCTAAAGTTTCATCTATTACATTCGAATCAATTTTATCTACTGGTGAGTAAACTCCCATTCCACCAGTATTTGGCCCTTCATCATTATCATAAGCTCTTTTATGATCTTGGGCTATTTCTAATGGAATTACTGTCTCGCCATTTGTTAAAGCGATTATAGAAAATTCAAACCCATCTAAGTACTCTTCTATTACAACCTTATTATTCGGGATACTAAAAGCTACTTCTAATGCTTCAATTGCCTCTGACATTAAAAATGCAACAGTTACACCTTTTCCTGCTTTTAATCCATCCTCTTTTATAACTATTGGAGTACCTTTTTCTTCTACATACTTTACTGCTAATTCCAAGTCAGTAAATGTTTCATAATCTCCAGTAGGTACACCATATTTTTTCATAAGTTTTTTAGCAAACTCTTTACTTGATTCAATTTTTGCAGCTTCTTTTGTAGGACCAAAGATTTTTAATCCTCTTCTTTCAAATTCATTTACAATTCCTAAAGCAAGAACATTTTCCGGTCCCACAATTGTCAAATCTATTTTATTTTTTTGAGCAAAATCTGCTAACTCTTCTATTTTTTCTTCTGGGATATTAATCAATGTACCTAAGCTTTCCATACCAATATTCCCAGGGGCTATAAATATTTCTTTAACTAAATCACTTTCTTTTACTTTCCATGCAATTGCATGTTCTCTTCCACCTTTTCCAACTATAAGAACTTTCATAAACTCCTCCAAAATTAATGTTTAAAGTGCCTAACTCCTGTAAATACCATAGCTATTCCATGCTTATTACACGCCTCTATTGAAAGGGTATCTTTTATTGATCCTCCTGGTTGAATTATAGCTGTAATTCCAAATTTAGCAGCTAACTCTACTGTATCGTCCATTGGGAAAAACGCATCAGAAGCTAAAACCGCTCCTTCACACTTTTTGTGTCCCTGCTCTAAAGCTATTTTAGCAGCACCCACTCTATTCATTTGTCCTGCCCCTATTCCTATAGTCTGGTTATCTTTTCCCACAACAATCGCATTAGACTTTACATGTTTTACAACATTCCAAGTAAATATCAATGCTTCTATCTCTTCATCTGTTGGTTTTCTTTCAGTTACACATATAAGTTCATCTTTAGATACTTTCATCTCATCAAACTCTTGAATTAGTGCTCCATCCATAACAGATGTTACTTTCATTTTATTTAAAATTTCACTTTCCATATCAATTTGTAATACTCTTATATTTTTCTTTTGAGTAATAATATCTAAAGCTTCTTTTTCAAAACTTGGAGCTATTATAATTTCTAAAAATAATTTCGATAAATCTTCTGCAACCATTTTTGTTATACATGAATTGCTTACAACAATTCCTCCGAAAATCGATGTTTTATCAGCTTCATAAGCTTTTTTCCAAGCTTCATTTATATTTTTTCCACTTCCTACACCACATGGATTCATATGCTTAACTGCAACTACAGTTGGTTCTTTAAACTCTTTCAATATTTCTAATGCTGCATTAGCATCTTGGATATTATTATATGATAACTCTTTCCCGTGTAATTGTTTGGCATTTCCCATAGAGTATCCTGCAAAGCTTTTTTTGTAAAACCCAGCTTTTTGATGTGGATTCTCTCCATATCTTAAGTCTTGTACTTTTTCATAAGTTACAGTTATTGTTTCTGGGAATTTTTCTTCCACTTTATTTGTTAAATACTCTGCAATTAAAGTATCGTATGATGACGTATGTCTAAATACTTTTGCTGCTAATCTCTCTCTCGTTTCTAATAAGGTATCTCCAGCTTCTTTTAGCTCACAAACCACTGCTTTATAATCCTTTGGATCAACTATTACTGTAACTGATTTGTAATTTTTAGCTGCTGATCTTAGCATACTTGGCCCACCTATATCTATATTTTCAATTAACTCTTCATGAGTTACATTTTTTTTAGCTAATGTTTCTTTAAATGGATATAAATTTACAACTACCATATCTATTAAATCTATTTTATTATCTTCTAAAGCTTTTAAATGATTTTTATTATCTCTAACACACAATAATGCTCCATGAACATTTGGATGTAATGTTTTTACTCTTCCATCCATAATTTCTGGAAAACTTGTAATATCCGATATACTTAATGTCTTTATCCCCGCTTCATCTAATGTTTTCTTTGTCCCACCTGTAGAAATTATTTCATATCCTAACTCTACTAACTCTTTAGTTAATTCTACTATTCCTGTTTTATCAGATACACTTATTAACGCACGTTTCATCTATATTATTCTCCCTTTTTAAATAACTTTGTTAAAATCATAGGATAAATTCTATGTTCTATTTCATGTATTTTATTTTTAAGATCCTCTAATCCCCATTGAGGGTCTATTTTTAATCTTTCTTGATATATTATCTCCCCTGTATCAACTCCACTATCCACATAATGAATAGTCACTCCTGTTTTACTTGCTCTAGCTTTGTATGCATCTCCAATACCATCTTTTCCTGGAAATTCAGGTAAATAAGCTGGATGGATATTTATTATTTTATTAAAATATTCCTCCAATAATATTGGCGATATTATCCTCATATATCCCGCTAAAACTATATATTCTATCTCAGATTTTTTTAATATATCTATAATCTTCTCTTCAAATTCCATTTTTGTGTTATACTCTTTTGGATTAATAAAATAATATGGTATCCCTAACGACTTTGCTCTTTCTATAGCGTATGCACTCTCTTTATCAACAATTAGAACTTTAACTTCGTATCCTTTTCCCTCTCCTGACTTTTGAGCTTCAACTATCCTCTGAAAATTCCCACCATTTCCAGAAGCAAAAACAGCAATTTTTACCATTTTATTTCTACTCCTACTTTTCTATTAACTTCCCCTAATATCATTGGCTTTTCTTGTAACCCCTCTAATTTTTCAACTAATTTATCTAAATTTTCTTTAGATACAACAAATATGAATCCAACTCCCATGTTGAATACATTAAACATCTCTTTTTTAGGAATATTTCCTTTTTCTTCTAAAAATTTAAATACTTGAAGCTCATTTATATTTTTAGAATCAATTTCTACTCCCATCCCCTCAGGTATAATTCTAGGTATATTCTCATAGAATCCGCCACCTGTAACATGGCACATTCCTTTTATATCTATATTTTTTAAAACTTCTTTTACTGTTTTTACATATATCTTTGTTGGTGTTAACAACTCTTCCCCTAAAGAGTTTTCAAATCCCTCATATATTTTTTTCAAATCTAAATTTGCATCTTTTATTATTTTTCTAACTAAAGAAAAACCGTTTGAATGAACTCCACTAGATGATATTCCTACAAGAACATCCCCTTCTTTTATGTCCTTTCCAGTTATTAAATCTTTTTTCTCTACAGCTCCAACTGTAAATCCAGCTATATCATAATGCCCTTCACTATACATTCCAGGCATCTCTGCTGTCTCTCCCCCTATTAATGCACATTCTGCCTTAACACATCCATCAGCTACACCTTTTACTATAGCTTCAATTTGTTCTGGATAGTTTTTCCCAACAGCTATATAATCTAAAAAATATAATGGCATTGCACCTTGAACTAAAACATCATTTACACACATAGCCACAACATCTTGACCTATTGTATCGTGTTTATCCATTTCAAATGCTAGCATTAATTTTGTTCCAACACCGTCTGTTCCACTAACTAAAACTGGTTCTTTCATTCCAAGTTCTGATAAATCAAACATTCCACCAAATGCTCCTAAACTATTCATTGCCCCTTTTACTTTAGTTCTTTCAACATGACTTTTAATTCTTCTAACTGATTCATATCCAGCTTCTAAGCTAACTCCAGCTTCCATATATTTATTGCTCACTTTTATCGACCCCTATTTCTTTAAATTTTCTAATAAACTAAACATACTAGTTGGATATTTTCCAGTAAAACATGCTAGACATATATTTTTTCCTAATCCTTCTATCATTCCATCATTTGATAAAAATGCTAAAGAATCTGCTCCAATGTATTCTCCTAATTCTTTTGGTGATAATCTTGTACTTATCAATTCATTATATGTAGAGGTATCCACTCCATAAAAACATGGACTTATTATTGGAGATGATGCTATTCTCATATGAACCTCTTTTGCTCCTGCATCCTTTAATAATTTTATTATATGTTTAGATGTTGTTCCTCTTACTATCGAGTCGTCTACAAGTACAACTCTCTTATCTTTAACAACAGCTTCCATAGCTGAAAGTTTCATCTTTACTCCACGTTCTCTTTGGTGCTGATTTGGCTTTATAAATGTTCTACCCACATATCTATTCTTTACAAGTCCCATTTCATAAGGAATTCCCGAGAAATCTGAGTATCCCATTGCTGAAGATAAAGATGAATCTGGTACTCCTATAACTATATCTGCTTCAACTGGACTTTCTTTCGCAAGTATTGCTCCACAGTTTCTTCTACTTGTATGAACATTCAAACCATTTATACTACTATCTGGTCTTGAAAAATATATGTATTCCATAGAACACATTTTATCTTGAGTACAGTCTGTATATTGAAACGACTCTATTTCATCTTTAGAAACTTTTAAAACTTCTCCTGGCTTTAACCCTCTTATGTAATCAGCTCCTACTATTTCAAAAGCTGAACTTTCAGAACTAAACACATATCCATCTTCTAATTTCCCCATCGATAAAGGCCTAAATCCATTTTTATCTCTAATTACAAAAAGATTTTCATTATTCATTATAAGGAATGAAAAAGCTCCTTCTAATTTAGGTAATGCTTTAAGTATTTTTTCATGAAAATCCCCAACTTCTCTCTGAATTAAGTGTCCTATTATTTCACTATCTGATGTTGTATGAAAAATACTTCCCATTGCTTCTAATTGCATTTTTAATTCTTTTGCATTTACTATATTTCCATTGTGAGCAATTACAAAGTCTCCAGTGTGAGAACGAACTAATATAGGTTGAACATTTTCAATTCCTCCTCCACCTGTTGTTGAGTATCTAACATGACCAATAGACATATTTCCAGGAAGTTTAGCTATTCTTTCTGTATTAAAAACTTCAGTTACTAATCCTTCTCCTTTTTCTCTAATGATACTTTCTCCATCAGAGGAAGCTATTCCAGCTCCCTCTTGACCCCTATGTTGTAATGAATGTAGCCCATAATATGTTAGTTGCGCTGCATCCTCTACATTAAATACTCCAAACACTCCACACTCTTCATTTATTTTTCCACTTAAAAAATACTCTATCTCTTTTATCATTTTTACCCCACTATTTTATTTAGTCTTGCTAAAACTTCTTGATAAGCTTCTTCGATATCTCCTAAATCTCTTCTAAATCTATCTTTATCCAATTTTTTTCTAGTTTCTTTATCCCATAGTCTACAACAATCTGGTGATATCTCATCTGCTAGGATAATATTCCCTTCGTTATCTTTTCCAAACTCTATTTTAAAATCCACTAACTCAATCCCTACTTTATCAAATAAATCTTTCAATAACTCATTGATCTTTTTAGTTTGAGAATAAATATTTTCTAACTCATCTTTTGTAGCAAGTCCTAAAGCAACCGCATGATAATCATTTATCATAGGATCACCTAGCTCATCTTTTTTATAACATATTTCAAATATTGGGTTTTCTAAAATTTGTCCCTCTTCCATCTTAAAAAGTTTTGCAGTAGATCCTGCTAGAGTATTTCTAACAATTACTTCTAGTGGAATAATCTCTACTTTTTTACAAAGTTGAGCTCTTTCTGATAAATTTTCTACCAAATGAGTTTCTACACCGTTTTTCTTTAAATAATCATATATTAATGTTGTAATTTGACTATTTAATATTCCTTTATTGTGTATTTGACCTTTTTTTAAATTATTAAAAGCTGTTGCATCATCTTTATAATAAATAATAACTTCGTTAGGATTCTCTGTTTTGTATACTTTCTTTGCTTTTCCCTCATATAATTTATTTGCTTCTACTAATAACATTTGGTCACTCTCCCATTTTAATATTTATTTTTTAAAATAATTAACTCCATTAGTAAAAATATCTTGCATCTTATTTCCATCTATATTTTTTAATAGTCCATCCTCATATCTTTCTGAATGTCCCATCTTCCCTAGTATTTTTCCACATTTAGAAACAATCCCTTCTATTGCATATGTTGACCCATTTAAATTATGATTTTTATCCATTGTCACTTGATTATTTTCATCGCAATATTGTGTTATTACCTGTCCATTTTCAAATAACTCTTTTGCGAAATCTTCACTTACTACAAATTTTCCCTCTCCATGAGACATTGGTATATTATGAGTTTCTCCTACAGTAAATGAGCTCATCCATGGAGAATTATTTGAAACAATTTTTGTGCTAACTACTCTTGATACATGTCTGTTTATATCATTTCTAAATAATGTTGGTGAGTCTTTAGTTACACTATCTACATTTCCATAAGGTAATAACCCTGATTTTATAAGAGCTTGGAATCCATTACATATTCCTAGTACCAATCCATCATTTTCTAAGAACTTTTCCATACTCTCTTTTATCTTTTTATTTTGTAAAATATTTGCTATAAACTTTCCAGAACCATCTGGCTCATCCCCTGCACTAAAACCTCCAGGAATCATAAATATTTGAGCTGATTTTATTTTTTCAGATAAGGTATCTATACTTTCTTTTATCTCTTCAACACCTAAGTTATTGAATACATATATTTCAACCTCTGCTCCAGCTCTTTCAAAAGCCTTTTTAGTATCATATTCGCAATTAGTACCTGGAAATACTGTTATTAAAACTTTTGGTTTATCATAAAGTTTTTTAGCTTTAAACTCTTTTTTAGTAATATATTCTTTTTCGATTACTTCTCCAATTGTTTCTGCTGTATATGGATATATTTTACTGTATCTCTTTTCCCATATATTTATTAAAGAGTCTATTTCAAACTTTTCTTTATTTAATTCAATAACTTTCTCATCAATTGTTGTTCCTAAAAGAATTCCATAATCTAATTCTTTTGCTGATTCTACTATTATATCCCCTGGCATTAAATTAAATAGATTTTCTTTTGTTTCAATTTTAGCTCCGATTTTATTTCCAAAAGACATCTTTATAACAGCTTCTGCTATTCCACCAAACTTTATTGTTGATGCTGATATTACTTCTTTTGATTTTATTGAATTTTCTAATAGCTCAAAGTTTTCTTTTAATCTTTTATAATTTGGTAAATCACCAAAAAGTCTTTCACTTTTTATTAGATATATTTTATTTCCTGCTTCTTTAAATTCAGACGATATTATATTTTTTACACTCTCTGTTGTTACTGCGAAAGATATCAAAGTTGGAGGTACATCTAAGTCTTTAAAAGTTCCACTCATACTATCTTTTCCACCTATCGCTGGAGTTTCAAATTCAAGTTGTGCTTCAATTCCTCCTAATAATGCAGCAAAAGGTTTCCCCCATCTTGTTGAATCTTTTCCTAATTTTTCAAAATATTCTTGGAAAGATAATCTTGCTTTTTTATAACTTCCACCTAATGCAACAATTTTTGCTAAAGATTCTATTACTGCATATTGAGCTCCCAAATATGGAGAATATTCCGATATTAGTGGGTTATAACCATAAGTCATTATTGAACAAGTATTTGTAAATTTATCTGTTGGAAGCTTTTGAACACTTCCCTCTGATTCGGTTAATTGATACTTTCCTCCATATGGCATAAGAACTGTGCTTCTTCCTATTGAAGCATCAAACATCTCTACCATTCCCCTTTGAGAAGCTACGTTCATATCCTGTAAAACTTTTTCTACTTTTTCTTTTATATCCGTTACTTTATTTTCTAAAAATGG
This genomic window from Cetobacterium somerae ATCC BAA-474 contains:
- the purD gene encoding phosphoribosylamine--glycine ligase — encoded protein: MKVLIVGKGGREHAIAWKVKESDLVKEIFIAPGNIGMESLGTLINIPEEKIEELADFAQKNKIDLTIVGPENVLALGIVNEFERRGLKIFGPTKEAAKIESSKEFAKKLMKKYGVPTGDYETFTDLELAVKYVEEKGTPIVIKEDGLKAGKGVTVAFLMSEAIEALEVAFSIPNNKVVIEEYLDGFEFSIIALTNGETVIPLEIAQDHKRAYDNDEGPNTGGMGVYSPVDKIDSNVIDETLEKILKPMAKGMAKDGISFKGFLFGGIMLTKDGVKTIEFNARFGDPEAEGILPRLKSDFVKAILDLMENKDVDLEWDDRYTVAVVMASENYPKSSTIGSEIEIPKDLESVVFHMGTRKVHGKIETNGGRVLSVVAYGNTLEEAKKNAYLDVKKINCKKLFFRNDIGSKMCYNNENK
- the purH gene encoding bifunctional phosphoribosylaminoimidazolecarboxamide formyltransferase/IMP cyclohydrolase, which encodes MKRALISVSDKTGIVELTKELVELGYEIISTGGTKKTLDEAGIKTLSISDITSFPEIMDGRVKTLHPNVHGALLCVRDNKNHLKALEDNKIDLIDMVVVNLYPFKETLAKKNVTHEELIENIDIGGPSMLRSAAKNYKSVTVIVDPKDYKAVVCELKEAGDTLLETRERLAAKVFRHTSSYDTLIAEYLTNKVEEKFPETITVTYEKVQDLRYGENPHQKAGFYKKSFAGYSMGNAKQLHGKELSYNNIQDANAALEILKEFKEPTVVAVKHMNPCGVGSGKNINEAWKKAYEADKTSIFGGIVVSNSCITKMVAEDLSKLFLEIIIAPSFEKEALDIITQKKNIRVLQIDMESEILNKMKVTSVMDGALIQEFDEMKVSKDELICVTERKPTDEEIEALIFTWNVVKHVKSNAIVVGKDNQTIGIGAGQMNRVGAAKIALEQGHKKCEGAVLASDAFFPMDDTVELAAKFGITAIIQPGGSIKDTLSIEACNKHGIAMVFTGVRHFKH
- the purN gene encoding phosphoribosylglycinamide formyltransferase; this translates as MVKIAVFASGNGGNFQRIVEAQKSGEGKGYEVKVLIVDKESAYAIERAKSLGIPYYFINPKEYNTKMEFEEKIIDILKKSEIEYIVLAGYMRIISPILLEEYFNKIINIHPAYLPEFPGKDGIGDAYKARASKTGVTIHYVDSGVDTGEIIYQERLKIDPQWGLEDLKNKIHEIEHRIYPMILTKLFKKGE
- the purM gene encoding phosphoribosylformylglycinamidine cyclo-ligase; its protein translation is MSNKYMEAGVSLEAGYESVRRIKSHVERTKVKGAMNSLGAFGGMFDLSELGMKEPVLVSGTDGVGTKLMLAFEMDKHDTIGQDVVAMCVNDVLVQGAMPLYFLDYIAVGKNYPEQIEAIVKGVADGCVKAECALIGGETAEMPGMYSEGHYDIAGFTVGAVEKKDLITGKDIKEGDVLVGISSSGVHSNGFSLVRKIIKDANLDLKKIYEGFENSLGEELLTPTKIYVKTVKEVLKNIDIKGMCHVTGGGFYENIPRIIPEGMGVEIDSKNINELQVFKFLEEKGNIPKKEMFNVFNMGVGFIFVVSKENLDKLVEKLEGLQEKPMILGEVNRKVGVEIKW
- the purF gene encoding amidophosphoribosyltransferase codes for the protein MIKEIEYFLSGKINEECGVFGVFNVEDAAQLTYYGLHSLQHRGQEGAGIASSDGESIIREKGEGLVTEVFNTERIAKLPGNMSIGHVRYSTTGGGGIENVQPILVRSHTGDFVIAHNGNIVNAKELKMQLEAMGSIFHTTSDSEIIGHLIQREVGDFHEKILKALPKLEGAFSFLIMNNENLFVIRDKNGFRPLSMGKLEDGYVFSSESSAFEIVGADYIRGLKPGEVLKVSKDEIESFQYTDCTQDKMCSMEYIYFSRPDSSINGLNVHTSRRNCGAILAKESPVEADIVIGVPDSSLSSAMGYSDFSGIPYEMGLVKNRYVGRTFIKPNQHQRERGVKMKLSAMEAVVKDKRVVLVDDSIVRGTTSKHIIKLLKDAGAKEVHMRIASSPIISPCFYGVDTSTYNELISTRLSPKELGEYIGADSLAFLSNDGMIEGLGKNICLACFTGKYPTSMFSLLENLKK
- the purC gene encoding phosphoribosylaminoimidazolesuccinocarboxamide synthase; protein product: MLLVEANKLYEGKAKKVYKTENPNEVIIYYKDDATAFNNLKKGQIHNKGILNSQITTLIYDYLKKNGVETHLVENLSERAQLCKKVEIIPLEVIVRNTLAGSTAKLFKMEEGQILENPIFEICYKKDELGDPMINDYHAVALGLATKDELENIYSQTKKINELLKDLFDKVGIELVDFKIEFGKDNEGNIILADEISPDCCRLWDKETRKKLDKDRFRRDLGDIEEAYQEVLARLNKIVG